The Panicum virgatum strain AP13 chromosome 6K, P.virgatum_v5, whole genome shotgun sequence nucleotide sequence GGCTGATTGGAGGGCTGATTCCTTGTTGGTTTTATGGTGTTCAGAGTTTGAAGCATCAGCGGAAATGGAAGTCAGATCCGAACTATACCAAGGCGTGGTATGATAGGGGTACCACGCTTTTCCAGGCCAACAAGTACAGGAAAGGCGCTTGTGAGAAGTAAGTGGTGTGATTGTTTGACGATATTTCTTTGGAGACCCAATTCGACATGTATTTATTGCTTACTGATATGTGCTCGCCTCATTGGTTCTAGTTTGTAGTTGGGGATTGAGTTTTTAGAGTTTGCAGTGTATTTAGTAGCAAATATGCGTGAATGTTTAGCCTGCTAGTATAGAATTTCTAACAAACGATTCCCTTGATGTTTCAGCTGTGGAGCCATGACTCATGACAAGAAATCATGCATGGAGCGGCCTCGAAGTGTGGGTGCTAAATGGACGAATGTCAACATAGCTCCTGACGAGAAAGTCGAATCGTTTGAGCTGGATTATGATGGAAAGCGTGATCGCTGGAATGGTTATGACCCGTCAACCTACACTCGTGTTATTGCTGACTATGAAGCTAGAGAAGAGGCTAGGAAAAAGTATCTGAAAGAGCAGCAGCTCAAAAAACTTGAGGAGAAGGATAGTGAGAAGGATGGTGAGAATGCAGGaagtgaagatgatgaagaagatggcctcAGGATCGATGAGGCCAAAGTTGATGAGAGCGCCCAGATGGATTTTGCTAAGGTAGAGAAGCGTGTGCGCACAACTGGTGGTGGAAGCACCGGTAGTGTTAGGTATGTACTAACTAGAAAATAAATTCTGATTCTTCTTCTACTACTGGGGTTTTCCTGTGCCAGGGATTTGTCAGCAACCAGTTTAAATGCTGATGATAAATTTTTTATGTCTCCACAGGAACTTGCGTATCAGAGAAGACACAGCAAAATATCTTCTGAATCTTGATGTCAACTCTGCATATTATGATCCAAAAACACGCTCCATGAGAGAAGATCCCTTGCCAGATGCAGATCCGAATGATAAGTTCTATGTGGTAAGTCACAGATGACATATAACTTACAAGATATACACAGTATTAAATGTGAAAACCTCTGTTCTCTAGACTCTTGGATTCAGTATTCTGATGTAACCTTGTGGTGCAGGGTGACAACCAAAATCGTCTCAGTGGGCAAGCTCTGGAGTTCAAGCAACTAAACATCCATGCGTGGGAAGCTTTTGATAAGGGGCAGGATATCCATATGCAAGCAGCTCCATCTCAAGCAGAACTACTGTACAAGAGTTTCAAGATAAAAAAAGAAATGTTGAAGTCTGAACACAAGGATAAAATTATGGAGAAGTATGGGAATGCTGCGTCAGAAGATACAATGCCTCGGGAGTTGCTTCTTGGACAAAGTGAAAGAGAGATAGAGTATGATCGTACTGGTCGAATAATCAAAGGACAGGTTGGTACACTATAATGATCATTGTTAGTTACAGCATTCCTACTTTCTGACCACTTATTGTTCTTACAAGACTTCTTGCTTGTCGCGTTctgtataaaattttgaaggcTGTCGGTTATGATAAAATGAAACTATTTGAACATCCACAATCCTGTATCCAATCTTTATAATGTGAACCAATGGAAGTAATACCTTCTCTAGTCTCCAAATGCTTATGGACTTTGTGGAGTTCTTACAGACAAACTTGAAACTAGGATTGTGCTATAAGGCTTGGTTTATATTGTTTCAAGTAAGTTGGGATATGTTAGAGATTGAACCCAACAAGAAACACAagtataaaaatttgaaaagaaaatgttATACTAGATCATGGTTCGAGCACATTGAGTTGGCTTGTATACTTCTTTTTAACACTAAGAACTGTCCTCCTTCACTTTAGGTGAGTGGTTATCCTGCAGTAGATTGGATGCTACCATTCCAGTCTAATTATTTGCATCAATTTCCATGTTTTGGTATGGTCGTGACTCGTGAGTGCTAATGAGTAACCATAATTCTTACTACAGGATGTATCTCTGCCCAAGAGCAAATACGAAGAGGATATCTTCATTAATAATCACACGACTGTGTGGGGTTCATGGTGGAAAGACCATCAATGGGGCTACAAATGCTGCAAGCAGACTATCAAAAATAGTTACTGCACAGGTTTGGCTGGAATTGAGGCTGCGGAGGCATCAGCAGACCTGATGAAGGCCAATATGGCCCGCAAGGAGGCTGCAGAAGGTACTTTGTTGAGAAATACatttacttatttattattCTGTACAACTTACACTAGATGTAGGATAATTGGTGCCATAGGGTAAAACCATTGCTTGTTGCAGAAATATGAGAAAATTCTCAGCTACCATGGTAAAATCACAAAATCCCTTAAATGCCACTGTCCTTATGTGTCATTGACACATCGAGACATGTAAGGTATTGGACGAGTTTCCAATAAGGATGCCCCGAGACAATTATTGGCTGATTTGTCTAGAGTATGAGGCTATGAGCTCACACGAGCTAATTGTAAAGCTATGAATGTGGCATCAGTTAACTATTCTCAGGCCCCAAGCATCAGTTAACTATTCATATGAAGAGTCTATTGTTCAAGATAGTGAGGTCTCAGGTCTTGTTAGTTTCATACTGGCTGATTTCAAAATAAGTTGTAACTGACAATGAGATGCAAATGTAACTAGTGCAATTTGTTTTTGCTTACGAATAAACTTGTTTAAATGAGATGGCATGCCACTCTATTTTATTACCCATGTGTGACAACCATGGTTCATTGTATTAACTTAAAATTGTTCAATGCAGATGAACCTGTACAACATGAAGAGAAGCGACTAGCCACTTGGGGCACTGATGTGCCTCAGGATCTTGTTCTTGATAAGAAGCTGCTTGAGGAATCTCTAAAGAAGGTTAGCATCTAACATCTGATTTTGTGTGTTTTCTCTTACTTCGTTATTCCCCCCTAGTGTAGATGCTGAAGCTTGTTTTTGATTTTGTAGGAGAATGCAAGGAGGAAAGAGGAGAAGGATGAAAGGAAGAGGAAGTATAACGTGAAGTGGAATGATGAGGTTACTGCGGAAGACATGGAGGCCTACCGAATGAAGAGGATTCACCATGACGATCCTATGAGAGATTTTCTCAGCTAAGCGTGAAAACCTACACCCTGCTGTATCGTGTGTCGGTAGCACCCTGGCTTGCAGAAACGTTGTCATGTAATCTGGCTATGCCTTTCCCTAACCAGGGTGTGGCGCTGTAACATAGAATGTAATCTGGCTATGCCTTTTTATGACCTTCGTGTCAAAAATGTATAATGCTATAATATCCGATGTCAGAATCATTGTTTCAGTAATGCCAGTATCTGTTATAGTGATGTGAACAAATGTATTGCCTATTTGTGAGCTGCTGAAAATTGGGAGTCCACGAGGACCAGCGGATGTACATAGCTCATGACTCAATGAGTAGGTGTTGCATTGTCTCCAGCTGTGGAAGTGTAACTACGAATCCTTGTAGAATTGTTTTAGTTGTGGCACTGAGTGACGCGATATTTTGATAGAATTTTTTGCTTTAGCTATTCTATTTTAGTGATGAAGCAACACCATGAGTGCGCATGCCTGAGAATCTACCATGAGTTAGTTTGTGCCCATGGAGCTAGAGCAGAGCATCAGAAACTGTTGGCTTCCTTGGCTACAGAGGCTAAAGAAGCGTATGAAGAAGCTCATGAGACCAGCTGAAACCATTGCATCTTGATATCACATCTTTTCTTTCTCATTTTTCTGTGTTTCCTGGTGATGAACATCCAACAAATGTGTACTTCAGAACACGAAGAAAGCTAACCTCACAAGTCGCAACCAAAGACAACATGATCATCTGGCCCCCAAAtcgtttttttcttcttcttccaaacCGCAAATCCAAACTCTACTAGCCACCAAcacaatcaatcaatcaataatCCCCTACGCTATGCTAATTTGGTACTATGATGGCGAGCAAATGAAATGTCATAGGCCACCGTACCTCCCCGTCCCCTGTCCCCTTCACCAATCACCACCCCGAGGCCCGAGCACGCGGCCGCCACTACCGCCACGGCCTCCTGCCGCCCCAAGGCGGAGCACCGCAACGTTTGGTACGTAGAACATCCTGAGCGGCTTCGATTCGACACGGAGCTGCTTCCAAGACGGTGGGCTGGTGGAGGTGCCGCCAACGAGGATTTGATGTGCGCAGCGGGAGCTACCCCCTTCACGGATGCCCAGGATCGACTACGTTGCTTTAAGATTCGTGAAGCAAAGCAAAGCATACTTTCGCCTGTGTCACCATGACATTTAAGGTCAATCTCCGTGGGAACCCCATAGCGTGTCATAGAcattaattttgctgacatggcagtTTCATTATGAAGAGAGAGGAGTGGGAGCGTCACATGACACTCCTCCGGCTCGATTACCTAGTTTATTTTTTAGATAATTGTGTCGATGATACTCCACTGAGACTAATTTAAGAGCTAAAGTTAGCTCACGTAGATGTGATTACCAGTCCCAGTCCCTCCCTCCGTTGACTAAAAAAACATGTAGAACTAGTGACCGACTCCAAAAAATGAACCCTAGGTACGCCAATGCATCCAACaaatttatatttttagcaAACTAACAGAAATTAATTTGGCCATACCCAATTGGTTTGGATTATCTTGAGTCAAGTGTAGCCAATAGCTTCAATCCATTAGGCTACATGAGAGAGTAATTGTATAAGATATACTAATATTCTTGTTAAGATAAACTCGACAGAATTGTTGTAGCAGGTTTGGCCTTTGGGATTGCAAGGTCACCGCATCATGTAGTCTTGTTCATTTTTGACCTCCACGAGGTTATGTTAATCAATCGGCAATGGCAAGATTAGTTGAGAATATACTGTTGAAAAATAATAATGCATACTTAAGGTTCCAGAAGCACTTGGAAATAGCAAGAGTGAGAGCATGACAAGATAGAAATTctctaaaagaaatatttagcATAGTTGGATAAGAATGAGAAAATTCTAGAGTTACATATTTTGTAAAGAAGAGTGTGAAAGTTGTCATATTGCAACACCACAACACTCATGCCTATAAATAAATAGAGCTGCTCCTCTTCCCTCCTACCATACCATGACATAAAAGATCTCAAGTAGGAGGTAACATAGTATTCATGTAGTATAGTTGTATCATGACAGATTAGCCACATAAAGAGTTGTAATATCAAAATGGATGCTCTGTTTTTCTAGGTCGACTACTCTTTATCATGATATACGCTTGCTGTTACTCTACACTTGATTTAGTCAGTGTGTTAGATGAAAAATGAATCTCTGTGATCAGTTGGTTGATGTTAGCATAAACATCCTTACGTTCAGTTCAATAAATTCACGAACCTTGATATCATACCCACTTCAATTGGAACCTTCCATCCTCTAATACGACCAAATTCTTTATTGTAATTCTAGGGAGGCAACATGAATGAGAATGAAAAAACTGTCAAGCATGAGTAAAGTCCTCAACAGATGCAATCCTTCATCATTCGGAAGCAGTATAATAGGCAAACGACCATTAATGTCAGGCTTAGAGTCATGAACAATATTCTTCCTAACTAAAGGTAAAGAGTTTATGTACTCTAGAGGCTCGTACTTAAGAAGGTATGATGATGAATCCACATCCCCCTCCCTCCTCATCTCCCCCAAACCGGCATCCC carries:
- the LOC120711293 gene encoding pre-mRNA-splicing factor SLU7; amino-acid sequence: MATASVTFKSREDHRKQLELEEARKAGLAPAEVDEDGNEINPHIPQYMSSAPWYLNAEKPSLKHQRKWKSDPNYTKAWYDRGTTLFQANKYRKGACENCGAMTHDKKSCMERPRSVGAKWTNVNIAPDEKVESFELDYDGKRDRWNGYDPSTYTRVIADYEAREEARKKYLKEQQLKKLEEKDSEKDGENAGSEDDEEDGLRIDEAKVDESAQMDFAKVEKRVRTTGGGSTGSVRNLRIREDTAKYLLNLDVNSAYYDPKTRSMREDPLPDADPNDKFYVGDNQNRLSGQALEFKQLNIHAWEAFDKGQDIHMQAAPSQAELLYKSFKIKKEMLKSEHKDKIMEKYGNAASEDTMPRELLLGQSEREIEYDRTGRIIKGQDVSLPKSKYEEDIFINNHTTVWGSWWKDHQWGYKCCKQTIKNSYCTGLAGIEAAEASADLMKANMARKEAAEDEPVQHEEKRLATWGTDVPQDLVLDKKLLEESLKKENARRKEEKDERKRKYNVKWNDEVTAEDMEAYRMKRIHHDDPMRDFLS